The Solanum pennellii chromosome 11, SPENNV200 sequence TTAAAACTCATGTTTACCCCTCCCCAGTATTTTAACATcatattgaaaaattaaaaaacttacaCTAAAACTAAACAACTTAGGtaattaacaacaacaacaaacaaacaaacaaacaaagaaaCACAAAAACTACAAGACTTGAATCTTGAACATGACTTGTTTGTCCACTACTTCCCAAATTCCAACTAAATTTTCATCTCCATTTGCTAATTCCTCATGACTTGCAACATTCAAATCCAATGTACTTTCATCATCtccaatattttcttgatttttctccttAGAATcttgatcatcatcatcatcacattTCTTTGAACTTAACCTCTCAGAGTTGAAAATGATTATTGCATCTTTAAAAGACACTAAATCACCATCAGAAAGTGTTAATCTTCCTGTTTCTATTGATTTCTTGATACCCTTTAGTGAAAAGGTATCAACTTGATCAATATCTTCCATGACGAAAACTCTGTTTGGATTTTCTTGAATTGCATCAACAAATCTTTCAAGATAAGTCCTACCATGTTCatttcttgatcttttcttGTTACTAATCACTTCTTGATTGTTAAGATCAGTTGAATCGGATTTCAATGATGATGAGAAGCTACTGATTCCAATGGTAACAAAGTTATTATCTTCACCAAACGCGATTTTTGCTAACTCTCTTGAAATTTTCTCCTTCCCTTCAGAGTCACTACCTAAAAAGAACAACCAAGATTCTTTCTTTTTGGACCTACATTCAAGAATTGTATTTACTATATCATGAATGATGTCTTTTTGCCATGGTACTTTCTTCTCCAATGCCTTACAAAGGACTTTCATGTTGTCTGGATTGAAATCTTTGAATCTATCAATGTTCTCAATGTATCCACTTGCTTCACTTGATGAAGCAGAGTTAGGACTTGAATTGGGATTTGACAAAAGCTCTGGCTTTGTACTGCTACTAACGACTTCGTTTTGATCGGATATGAAGAATTGATGTTCTTTTGGTGATTGATTTGGTTCAAAGATGACAGGCCAATTCAAAAGGCTTTTATGCAACTTGGTGCAACTTTTTATCATGTGGTCATTTGAAGATGATATTGAATTAGAGGAACAAGGAGATGGTGGTGATGAAGATAGTGGACTAATTAAgcctttttcaagaaaatgaggTTGTTGTTGCTTATGAACAGAACTACAAATTGAATTCCACTTCTTGCATAGTTCTAACATCACTTCAGAttcctaaaaaaaaagaacaataaagTAGGATTAGCAAGTCGAAAATTCATAAGACAGGTTACCTGCTACAACATGTTATAAAAAGGAAGTACACTACTGTCAGTATATATAAGTTAAGTACTTAATTTCTCTGATGGTCACTCTACTATCTCGAAAAGTAACCTTATTGGAatcgagaaaaaaaaaatgactttctGAGATAATAACTATTAATTGAGTACTACTTTCATGCATGcaaatttcaagatttggatTACTAGAATAAAATAAGGACCTGTTGATTGTTTTCTTGTTTGTGCTCTTCTTTGTACTTTTGGAGCCATAAAGGCAAACTTGAGGTGGAATATGTTGACTCAGTTTTAACTTGTATGCTTGTAACTGTTTTAGCTTCTTTGTTGAAATTGGCTAAACAATCAGCACAACAAGTTAGATTCTTCTCAACTCCACCTCTACCAATTGACCAACTTGAACCATCCATTGCTGCCTTGTTCCTAAAGTGACTATGCaaatcactacaaaaaaaaaaaacaagaaaatgtaaagaaaagtTACAAGAATAACATATACAGTGTAGTACCACAAAGTGTACgtagaccttacccctaccttgttaggtagagaggttgtttatGACA is a genomic window containing:
- the LOC107003097 gene encoding protein SMAX1-LIKE 3-like — encoded protein: MRTGGYTFQQSLTSESSSIVKQAVNLARRRGHAQVTPLHVASAMLSSSSGLLKRACLQSHTHPLQCKALELCFNVALNRLPTSVSSPILGPHSHLPSLSNALVAAFKRAQAHQRRGSIENQQQPILALKVEIEQLVISILDDPSISRVMREAGFSSTQVKNNVEQVVSSMEIISSTKPLVLGNTNTQITSSTSHHHVLNLSLSKTGQHQVVKNDDVMSVVESMMNFKKRRNIVVIGECLATSEGVVRGVIDKFDKGEVQGDMKHVQFISVPLFTLRNVSREEFEVKLRELRTLVKNYMNRGVVLYLGDLRWVSEFWTKYGEQQRNISYYSPVEHMIMELSRLLNSAMGENGRLWLLGIASFQTYTKCKTGHPSLQTLWDLYPLTIPVGSLGLSLNLTSDLHSHFRNKAAMDGSSWSIGRGGVEKNLTCCADCLANFNKEAKTVTSIQVKTESTYSTSSLPLWLQKYKEEHKQENNQQESEVMLELCKKWNSICSSVHKQQQPHFLEKGLISPLSSSPPSPCSSNSISSSNDHMIKSCTKLHKSLLNWPVIFEPNQSPKEHQFFISDQNEVVSSSTKPELLSNPNSSPNSASSSEASGYIENIDRFKDFNPDNMKVLCKALEKKVPWQKDIIHDIVNTILECRSKKKESWLFFLGSDSEGKEKISRELAKIAFGEDNNFVTIGISSFSSSLKSDSTDLNNQEVISNKKRSRNEHGRTYLERFVDAIQENPNRVFVMEDIDQVDTFSLKGIKKSIETGRLTLSDGDLVSFKDAIIIFNSERLSSKKCDDDDDQDSKEKNQENIGDDESTLDLNVASHEELANGDENLVGIWEVVDKQVMFKIQVL